The genome window TTCTGGACGGGCTCCGCCCTTGAGCGCCCGCTTGATGAGAAACCCGAGCAAGGATACCGGTGTGGCACGAGGCAGCAGCCGGTTTTCCCACGCCATCACTTTATTGAGGAGACCGGACACGACCGTGGCCTTCTTCCCAAGCGCCTGCAGCCCGACGGCGGCGACCTGCTGTGGTTGCTGAGGGATGAGGGGCAGTTTGGAAAAGTCGAGGGCCATATTGGCGGTCATCTCCGTATTGGTGAGACCGGGAGATAGCACCAGGACATCCACCCCATGCGGCTTGAGTTCCACATGCAACGCTTCGCCCAGACTCAGGAGATAGGCCTTTGTGGCGGCGTAGTGCGCGACATACGGCACGCCTTGGTAGGCAAATAAGCTGGAGACGAACATCAAACCGCCCCGGCCTCGCGCGGCAAGGCGCCGCCCGTAGTGATGGGCTAACTGCATGGGCGCGACGGCATTGAGCTGTACGAGCTGGAGATGGGCTGTTTCATCGGCATGGACAAAGCTGCCGGTGAGTTCGGCCCCGGCATTGAGAATGACGAGACCGATGTCGAGCCCCTCCGCCGATGACACAATCGTCTGAATCGCCAGAGGATCGCGTAAGTCTGCTGGCACGGGGAGCACGGTGACCCCAAACTCTGTCTTCAATTCAATCGTGAGTTCGTCCAGGCGCGCGTGGCGTCGCCCCACCGCGACGATGTGAATATGGTGAGACGCCAGCTGGCGAGCTAATTCGCGTCCAATGCCTGACGTGGCCCCGGTAATCAGAGCCCACGGTCCGTATTTCGCTTGTGCCTGCTGATCCATCTGCCATCTCCTCCTTTGCGATGCTCCGAAACCCGTGCCGTATCGGCCTGCACGGTGCATTGCGATCTACGCATGGCCTTGCAGCCCCATCCTCACGATCCCTCTCTATATGGACCAATCGGTCCATATATGGTCAAAAAAACACTTACCCCACCGCTTTCAGAATCAACGGAACCATGGATCGCGCCGCTCGTTTATCCAAGCCCGCTTTGATGAGCGTCCTCAAGCCGGTCATGGAGCTCACCAGATAACTCGCCAGCGCATTGAGATCGGCATGAGGCGGCACGTCACCTTCCGTTTGAGCCCGTTTGAGCGCCGCTTTGAATACCTCGCCGAGACCGCGCAATCCCTGAGCGACCGGCTTCGCAAAGACGGTATCCCGCTGACCCAACTCGCTGGCTGAATTCCCCACGAGACAACCCTTTTCGCCTTCCGGCTGCTGCGCGGTCTCGGCAACGGCCTGAAAAACCGATTCGATGAAACGTCGTCCGGACTTGGCTTCCTCCAAACCATGGTTCAGTTCTGACGTGAACCGTTCCTGATAACGAGTCAAACACCGTGTGAATAACTGGCGTTTGCTGCCGAAGCTCTGGTAGAGACTGCTCTTGGAGAGTTTCATGGCAGTGAGCAAGTCGCTCATCGACGTGGCCTCATAGCCCTTGCACCAGAATACGTCTACGGCGGCATCCAGTGCCTTCTCCGGATCAAACTCGATAGGGCGGCCAATCGTCATGGCCCGGATTATATGGACCAGTCGGTCCATATGTCAAGCCCTGCCACCGGATGGCGGCCAGATCCTTCCATGCTTGCCTCGAACAATCTCGATTGAGCGGTTGAGCAAGCTTATTAAGATAGCCTAACCCCATCTTGCCTCCCATTGAAACCCACAATCGTCTACACTTCGTTGATGAGTCACGCTGGCCAAAAATGGTCCCGCAGATCAAGTATGTTCCTAACTCTCTTTCGGCATCGGCCCGATGAGTGGCTGATATGGAGCGCGGTGCGGAAGGATCCCTCCGTCGGGGCCGTGGTAATATTGCAACGCATCCGGCAACCACCCTTCGATCTGACTGATACGCGTCAGATCGGAAGGATGCGTGGAGAGAAACTCGGGAATGGCATGTTGCGAGCGGAAGCACAGTTTCCCGATCATCTGTTTGGGGCAGCCGCTCATGCGTTCCCAGAACGGCACGGCTTCGCGCGGGTCGTAGCCCGCCTGCGCCATCAACCGCAGGCCGATGTAATCCGCTTCCGACTCCTGCTTCCGATTGAATGGCAAAGACACATTGACACCGTAGGCGCCCAATACACCCTGGATAGCACCTCCTCCTGCCTGCCCAGCCGCCGCGGCGCCGATCGCGCCCAATTGGGCGATTTGGTCGATGATGCTCCGGCTCATCCGCTCGACTCCATGACGCTGCAGCGCATGCGCCACTTCATGGCCGATCACCGTCGCCAAACCCGCTTCGCTTTTCGTCACCTTGAGCAGCCCAGTAAACACCGCGACTTTCCCGCCGGGCAGCGCAAAGGCGTTGATCGTCTTGTCGTCGTCAATCACGGCGAATTCCCACTGGTACTGAGGTTTGTTCGAGGCCCTGGCGATCCGCTGGCCGACCCGTTGGACCATCTCATTGATCTCATCGTTGTCACTCAACCGCGCTTGCCGCAACACCTCCCGATAGGCGCTGAGTCCGAAATCCAGTTCCTTCTCTTCCGAGAAGAAAATGAGCTGGTCGCGCGCCGTGCCGGGAGCGCGGTAGTACGCGGCGAGGCTTCCTATGACGCTCAGCGACAGAACGATGCGCTATGCCACTGTCGCGCCAAGAGACAGGAGTGTCCTGCGAGCGACAGGTCTGGAACCGTATGGGGGTAGCTGGCGACTCATGCGTCTACTTCGCAGCCGCCACGCGCAAAAAAGAGGCCTCGGTGAATGTCGCCAATGCTGACCATGCCGACGAGCGTGCCGTGGTCGGCGACCGGAAGGCGGCGAAAGTTCTTCAACCCCATGTATGACGCCGCTTCAAGGATGGGCGTTTCCGGTGAGACCGTCAGCGGATAGCGCACCATGATCTCCTCGGCCTTCTTTCCCAGCACCTCGGGATAGTTCTGCTCCATTTCCAGAAAGTCCCGGCTGTGCACGGCGTCGTGAATGTAATCGCCATAATTGGGGTACATCGGCAGCATCACGTCGCGCAGTGTCACGATCCCGAGTAATTCCTGATCGGCACTGACGATCGGAATGGCCCCGCAATGCCGGCTTAACATCTTCACGACGACGTCCCGCACTGTTTCTATCTGTGTGCCTGTGACGACTCCCGTAGACATCACCTCATGGATTCTCATGGAAGCCTCCTTTCGTTTCGCTCATAGGCCTGAGATGCTGGTCTGGTTTCCGATGCCCGCGCTGCTCGGGAGCTGTTCCCCGGCAGGCACAGTCCGATGATCCAAGTGGTACTGCGACTGGCAATGGCCGCAGCGCACAAACCAGAGGCAGCCATCGGGATAGTAATCACACTGCAATTTCGGGATCAGTTCATGAGCTCCACAAGTCGGACAGGGGAGTTGGTGGAGCTGAATACGTAAGGCCATTACGGGGTCGTCGAGCACTGTCATGGCGGGCCTCCCTGTTGAACGAGATGCACGGGCTAGGTGTCGATCGCTCTCCAGTTATGCCGCGACGAGCCGCGGCATACGAGGACTGGTGAACTGAATGGACTCTGTCGGTGCCGTGGATCGTCTTCGATGTTCAAGAATCAGCGCATCGACCAGATCGCCGCAGAGCAGGCAGCGATAGCCGTCCACGCACAGGCTGCTGCTCCGCCCCTGCAAATCGCAAATCTGTTCCCGTACCATCAGTCCGTTGCATCGTTCACAGGTCACGGTTCACCTCCTTGTGGATGGGAGACATGTGGTTATCCTGCTTACGATCCTAGCGGGTGTGTTGCCGCCGATCTGTAAGGTACCTCACGTGTTCTGCATTCTTTCTTTGTGCAGTTGTAATCCAGCCCACAGAACTTCCGAGTGCTCCGCAGTAGAGTGCACAACTTATCGCGGGATCTCGCCGCGGCCGTCCCACCGATGAGACGGAGAGAGTTCTCAACATTCACCTGTTCGTTATGAAAGGAGTGCAGCATGTCCAAAGTTGCGATCGTGGTATTAGCCGACACCGACACCCATGAAGGATTGGGACGTGTGGTGAACGCGATGGAAGCCGTCAAAGAGTTCAAGGACGCCCACGACGACGTCCAACTTATTTTCGACGGCGCCGGGCCCAAGTGGATTCCGGCACTGGAGAAGCCCGATCACATGGCCCACGGGCTGTATGTGGCGGTGAAGGATCGAATCAGCGGGGCCTGCGACTTTTGCGCGGGCGCGTTTGGGGTAAAGGATCAGGTCGTAGCCTGCGGCGTGAAGCTGACGGGAGAATACGATGGTCATCCGAGCTTCAAGAAGCTCGTGTCCCAGGGGTATCAGGTCATCACGTTCTAATATCGTGAACCATCGGACATCCGGACGGCGCAATCACCACGGCCGGATGTCCGCCCCTTGCAGTGAGCATCAAACCACTGCTGATCCAATCATCGGAAGGAAATCGGGCTATGAGAAACCCGTTACGATTTTTCATCGAATTGATCCAGCAGCCCCTCTGGGTCTCCCTGTGGGTCCTGTTTCTCATGCTCGTCAACATGGCGAGTTTCGCCTTCTGGCAGGAAGCGATCGCACAGCTCATTCTCATCAACTTTCTCGCAAGTGCGATGCTGATGATGGGACTCTATTCGCGATACGGATTCACAAAGATTCTCGGGCTCGGCCACTTCCCATGGATTCCACTGCTGGCCTATGTCGTGACACAGATCCCTGCCGCTGAGGCGTCGTTCAAACGCTATTTGCTGGTCTTATCGGTCTCCATGGGCATGTCCTTGGTGCTCGATACGATTGATGTTTGGAACTACTTCAGAAGCCGGGCGCGCCTCTAACAGCCACTACCTAATAGACCAGGATCTGTTCCGCTGCCTCGAACAACTCCACCATCTTGGCTAGTGGAATTGAGGTGACTGAAGCGGCGACCCGCGCCGGATCGATCTTGTAGAGCAGCATCATGGTCTGATTCCCATAAATGTCGACGCCCAGCTTGTTCTTGAGAAAGTCGAAATACTCGCCATAGGTACGCGGAACTTGTTCCGGCAGTACGCCCATCTGTTCAGAGAGACTTTGCCGCTCCCGCTCCGGCAGATTGGCACGGTCAAGCGCGGTTG of Nitrospira defluvii contains these proteins:
- a CDS encoding DsrE family protein, whose translation is MSKVAIVVLADTDTHEGLGRVVNAMEAVKEFKDAHDDVQLIFDGAGPKWIPALEKPDHMAHGLYVAVKDRISGACDFCAGAFGVKDQVVACGVKLTGEYDGHPSFKKLVSQGYQVITF
- a CDS encoding M48 family metallopeptidase; the protein is MVQRVGQRIARASNKPQYQWEFAVIDDDKTINAFALPGGKVAVFTGLLKVTKSEAGLATVIGHEVAHALQRHGVERMSRSIIDQIAQLGAIGAAAAGQAGGGAIQGVLGAYGVNVSLPFNRKQESEADYIGLRLMAQAGYDPREAVPFWERMSGCPKQMIGKLCFRSQHAIPEFLSTHPSDLTRISQIEGWLPDALQYYHGPDGGILPHRAPYQPLIGPMPKES
- a CDS encoding SDR family NAD(P)-dependent oxidoreductase; the protein is MDQQAQAKYGPWALITGATSGIGRELARQLASHHIHIVAVGRRHARLDELTIELKTEFGVTVLPVPADLRDPLAIQTIVSSAEGLDIGLVILNAGAELTGSFVHADETAHLQLVQLNAVAPMQLAHHYGRRLAARGRGGLMFVSSLFAYQGVPYVAHYAATKAYLLSLGEALHVELKPHGVDVLVLSPGLTNTEMTANMALDFSKLPLIPQQPQQVAAVGLQALGKKATVVSGLLNKVMAWENRLLPRATPVSLLGFLIKRALKGGARPEGRVA
- a CDS encoding TetR/AcrR family transcriptional regulator, encoding MTIGRPIEFDPEKALDAAVDVFWCKGYEATSMSDLLTAMKLSKSSLYQSFGSKRQLFTRCLTRYQERFTSELNHGLEEAKSGRRFIESVFQAVAETAQQPEGEKGCLVGNSASELGQRDTVFAKPVAQGLRGLGEVFKAALKRAQTEGDVPPHADLNALASYLVSSMTGLRTLIKAGLDKRAARSMVPLILKAVG
- a CDS encoding CBS domain-containing protein; translation: MRIHEVMSTGVVTGTQIETVRDVVVKMLSRHCGAIPIVSADQELLGIVTLRDVMLPMYPNYGDYIHDAVHSRDFLEMEQNYPEVLGKKAEEIMVRYPLTVSPETPILEAASYMGLKNFRRLPVADHGTLVGMVSIGDIHRGLFFARGGCEVDA